CCTAAAGAGTGAAGATTGTCTGAGTGAGGCCAGCAGAGGGACGGAGCCTCAGAGCAGCAACTCAACACAAGGCTTGCAAACTGACATTTTCATCGCTCCATCGGACAGAAATGGTGCCACATCACACTCAACTTACAATGATGATGGTCATAAGAAATCTCACTGTGACGACAAACActgcaaatgctctcagtgtgggaaaacctttgctaATAAGTATACCTGTCGTAGGCATATGAGgagccacactggcgaaaaaccttttgtctgctcagtttgtggtcataaATTCACTGGAAAGGAAACCTTAAACagtcacacaagaacccacactggtgaaaaaccttttgcctgctcagtttgtggtcaaacatTTAGTGGTAAGCAAAACCTAGGAATACATTTAACAACCCACActtgtgaaaaacctttttcctgctcagtttgtggtaaaggATTCAGTCTAAAGCAAGACGTACAAAGACACATAAGaaaccacactggtgaaaaaccttttgtctgctcagtttgtggtcaaggattcagtcaAAAGCAAGACGTACAAAAacacataagaacccacactggtgaaaaacctttttcctgctccgtttgtggtcaaggattcactcgAAAGCAACActtgaaaacacacacaagaacccatactagtgaaaaaccttttgcctgctcagtttgtggtcaagaatTCAGTCAAAAGCATGATGTACAAAGACACATaacaacccacactggtgaaaaacctttttcctgctcagtctgTGGCAAAGGATTCAGTCTAAACCAAGACGTACAAAGACACatgagaacccacactggtgaaaaacctttcgtctgctcagtttgtggtcaaggattcagt
This sequence is a window from Corythoichthys intestinalis isolate RoL2023-P3 chromosome 13, ASM3026506v1, whole genome shotgun sequence. Protein-coding genes within it:
- the LOC130928950 gene encoding gastrula zinc finger protein XlCGF26.1-like, producing the protein MKQEQPELPQQQKREAQLPIKKVQVELPYIKEEDDITRSTGEPLKSEDCLSEASRGTEPQSSNSTQGLQTDIFIAPSDRNGATSHSTYNDDGHKKSHCDDKHCKCSQCGKTFANKYTCRRHMRSHTGEKPFVCSVCGHKFTGKETLNSHTRTHTGEKPFACSVCGQTFSGKQNLGIHLTTHTCEKPFSCSVCGKGFSLKQDVQRHIRNHTGEKPFVCSVCGQGFSQKQDVQKHIRTHTGEKPFSCSVCGQGFTRKQHLKTHTRTHTSEKPFACSVCGQEFSQKHDVQRHITTHTGEKPFSCSVCGKGFSLNQDVQRHMRTHTGEKPFVCSVCGQGFSQKKDVQEHIRTHTGEKPFSCSVCGQGFARKQHLKTHTRTHTSEKPFACSVCGQEFSQKHDVQRHITTHTGEKPFSCSVCGKGFSLNQDVQRHMRTHTGEKPFVCSVCGQGFSQKKDVQEHIRTHTGEKPFSCSVCGQGFARKQHLKTHTRTHTGEKPFACSVCGQEFSLKHDVQRHIRTHTGEKPFVCSVCGHKFTRKENL